A single Anopheles funestus chromosome 2RL, idAnoFuneDA-416_04, whole genome shotgun sequence DNA region contains:
- the LOC125761306 gene encoding uridine diphosphate glucose pyrophosphatase NUDT14-like — MSIIFIFRYYFKDGLACFCSSPARNRVYLQVLKRSIMNNITNIHYGPLPADSPYVKPFRFHYTQNGKQKSWDLLKVHDSVSIVIFNITRKKLVFVKQFRPAVYHGIISSDGVEPGDIDMAKYPPEIAVTMELCAGIIDKPISIVEIAREEILEECGYDIQVDRIEEIIRYRSGVGTSGAEQTLFYAEVTDADKVPAAGGGVDDEMIDVVEYSLEEARKLTEKGTVITSPPSFLFGVLWFFMNRAPKN, encoded by the exons ATgtcaataatatttatttttcgttatTACTTCAAGGACGGACTAGCATGTTTCTGCAGTAGTCCTGCGAGAAATAGGGTGTATTTGCAAGTGTTGAAACGGTCAATCATGAATAATATTACCAACATACATTACGGTCCGTTGCCGGCAGATTCACCATACGTGAAACCATTCCGCTTCCACTACACGCAAAACGGGAAGCAAAAGTCGTGGGATCTGTTGAAGGTGCACGATTCGGTTTCAAtcgttatttttaacattaccCGGAAGAAGCTGGTTTTCGTGAAACAATTCCGACCTG CCGTATACCATGGCATCATCAGCAGCGATGGAGTGGAACCGGGCGACATCGATATGGCGAAATATCCACCGGAAATTGCCGTCACGATGGAATTGTGTGCGGGCATTATCGACAAACCTATATCGATAGTTGAAATCGCGCGCGAGGAAATTTTGGAAGAATGTGGCTACGATATTCAAGTGGATCGTATCGAAGAAATTATTCGTTATCGTTCCGGTGTCGGAACATCCGGTGCGGAGCAAACGTTGTTCTACGCGGAGGTTACCGATGCGGATAAAGTTCCTGCTGCCGGTGGTGGTGTAGACGATGAAATGATTGATGTCGTCGAATACAGTTTGGAGGAAGCGCGAAAGCTGACGGAAAAGGGAACGGTGATAACTAGCCCTCCATCGTTTCTGTTTGGTGTGCTCTGGTTTTTTATGAACAGGGCGCCAAAGAACTAA
- the LOC125761267 gene encoding NADP-dependent malic enzyme isoform X2 translates to MQARSVILNAKQTVDALRTLVGTASPKKTITKAATSVAVQSLQAREYHEVTGDIIVPSMVQGIDHLRDPRLNKGLAFTLEERQILGIHGLQPARFKSQEEQLELCRISISRYQEDLNRYLYLVDLQDRNERLFFRLISEDVEKMMPIVYTPTVGLACQKFGLIYRRPRGLFVTINDRGHVYDVLRNWPEPDVRAIVVTDGERILGLGDLGACGMGIPVGKLALYTALAGIPPHQCLPIVIDVGTNNKDLLEDPLYIGLRHKRVQGKEYDDFIDEFMQAVVKRYGQNTLIQFEDFGNHNAFRFLDKYRNTYCTFNDDIQGTASVAVAGLLASKRITGKRISENTFLFLGAGEAAVGIADLVVKAMQAEGVGLQEARDKIWMFDIDGLLAKGRPEGRLGGHKAYYAKDHSVMKNFADVVKEVKPSVLIGASAAGGAFTPEILQAMGEFNERPIIFALSNPTSKAECTAQAAYDNTEGRCIFASGSPFPPVKYGGKTYITGQGNNAYIFPGVALGVIVTGTHHIPEDMFLIAAQVVADHVAEADLEKGSLYPPLSAIKDCSMDIAVGVTNYAYQKGLASTYPEPEDKKSYIESHLYNYNYESAMPVTWPWPKQQEAAKTREINPTKLQA, encoded by the exons ATGCAGGCTCGAAGCGTTAT CCTGAACGCCAAACAGACCGTCGATGCATTGCGGACACTGGTCGGAACTGCATCGCCGAAGAAAACCATCACGAAGGCGGCCACTTCGGTCGCGGTGCAATCGCTCCAGGCACGCGAATATCATGAGGTGACGGGCGACATAATCGTACCGTCGATGGTGCAGGGCATCGATCATTTGCGCGATCCGCGCCTAAACAAGGGTCTCGCTTTTACGCTGGAAGAGCGTCAAATTCTCGGCATCCATGGTTTGCAGCCGGCCCGGTTTAAGTCGCAGGAGGAACAGCTGGAGCTGTGCCGCATTTCGATTTCGCGCTACCAGGAAGATCTGAACAGGTACCTTTATCTGGTCGATCTGCAGGATCGTAATGAGCGGTTGTTCTTCCGGTTGATATCGGAGGACGTGGAGAAAATGATGCCGATCGTGTATACGCCCACCGTCGGATTGGCGTGTCAGAAGTTTGGCTTGATTTATCGCCGACCGCGCGGTCTCTTCGTGACGATCAATGACCGTGGTCATGTGTACGACGTACTGCGCAACTGGCCGGAACCGGACGTGCGTGCGATCGTCGTTACGGATGGTGAGCGTATTCTGGGTTTGGGTGATCTGGGAGCCTGTGGTATGGGCATTCCGGTCGGTAAGCTGGCCCTGTACACGGCACTCGCCGGTATTCCACCGCATCAGTGTCTGCCGATCGTGATCGACGTTGGCACGAATAACAAGGATCTGCTCGAGGATCCTTTGTACATCGGTCTGAGGCACAAGCGCGTACAGGGCAAGGAGTACGATGACTTCATCGATGAGTTTATGCAGGCTGTGGTGAAGCGTTACGGCCAGAACACGCTCATCCAGTTCGAGGACTTTGGTAATCATAATGCTTTCCGCTTCCTGGACAAGTACCGCAACACGTACTGTACGTTCAACGACGATATTCAGGGCACGGCATCGGTAGCCGTGGCTGGACTACTGGCCTCAAAGCGCATAACGGGCAAGCGCATCTCGGAGAACACGTTCCTGTTCCTCGGTGCGGGTGAAGCTGCCGTCGGTATTGCCGATTTGGTGGTGAAAGCAATGCAAGCGGAGGGTGTTGGCTTGCAGGAGGCACGCGATAAGATTTGGATGTTCGACATTGACGGTTTGCTGGCCAAGGGCCGCCCAGAGGGTCGGCTCGGTGGGCATAAAGCGTACTATGCCAAAGATCACAGTGTGATGAAGAACTTTGCCGATGTGGTGAAGGAGGTTAAGCCGTCGGTGTTGATCGGTGCATCGGCTGCGGGTGGTGCGTTTACGCCAGAAATTCTGCAGGCCATGGGCGAGTTCAACGAGCGGCCAATTATTTTCGCTCTGTCCAATCCCACCTCGAAGGCGGAATGTACGGCCCAGGCAGCGTACGATAATACGGAG GGTCGCTGTATTTTCGCCTCTGGATCACCGTTCCCCCCGGTGAAGTATGGTGGAAAGACATACATCACCGGTCAGGGTAACAATGCGTACATCTTCCCGGGTGTTGCACTGGGTGTCATCGTTACCGGCACGCATCACATCCCGGAGGATATGTTCCTCATCGCTGCACAAGTCGTCGCGGATCACGTGGCCGAAGCGGATCTGGAGAAGGGTTCGCTTTATCCTCCGCTAAGTGCCATTAAGGATTGCTCGATGGACATTGCAGTCGGAGTTACAAACTACGCATATCAGAAGG GTCTCGCCTCCACCTATCCGGAACCCGAAGATAAGAAGTCGTACATTGAGTCGCACCTGTACAACTACAACTACGAGAGCGCCATGCCCGTTACCTGGCCGTGGCCGAAGCAACAGGAAGCAGCGAAAACTCGGGAAATTAACCCGACCAAGCTTCAGGCATAA
- the LOC125761267 gene encoding NADP-dependent malic enzyme isoform X1, producing MLAGKCNVRRLNAKQTVDALRTLVGTASPKKTITKAATSVAVQSLQAREYHEVTGDIIVPSMVQGIDHLRDPRLNKGLAFTLEERQILGIHGLQPARFKSQEEQLELCRISISRYQEDLNRYLYLVDLQDRNERLFFRLISEDVEKMMPIVYTPTVGLACQKFGLIYRRPRGLFVTINDRGHVYDVLRNWPEPDVRAIVVTDGERILGLGDLGACGMGIPVGKLALYTALAGIPPHQCLPIVIDVGTNNKDLLEDPLYIGLRHKRVQGKEYDDFIDEFMQAVVKRYGQNTLIQFEDFGNHNAFRFLDKYRNTYCTFNDDIQGTASVAVAGLLASKRITGKRISENTFLFLGAGEAAVGIADLVVKAMQAEGVGLQEARDKIWMFDIDGLLAKGRPEGRLGGHKAYYAKDHSVMKNFADVVKEVKPSVLIGASAAGGAFTPEILQAMGEFNERPIIFALSNPTSKAECTAQAAYDNTEGRCIFASGSPFPPVKYGGKTYITGQGNNAYIFPGVALGVIVTGTHHIPEDMFLIAAQVVADHVAEADLEKGSLYPPLSAIKDCSMDIAVGVTNYAYQKGLASTYPEPEDKKSYIESHLYNYNYESAMPVTWPWPKQQEAAKTREINPTKLQA from the exons ATGCTGGCAGGAAAGTGTAATGTCAGGCG CCTGAACGCCAAACAGACCGTCGATGCATTGCGGACACTGGTCGGAACTGCATCGCCGAAGAAAACCATCACGAAGGCGGCCACTTCGGTCGCGGTGCAATCGCTCCAGGCACGCGAATATCATGAGGTGACGGGCGACATAATCGTACCGTCGATGGTGCAGGGCATCGATCATTTGCGCGATCCGCGCCTAAACAAGGGTCTCGCTTTTACGCTGGAAGAGCGTCAAATTCTCGGCATCCATGGTTTGCAGCCGGCCCGGTTTAAGTCGCAGGAGGAACAGCTGGAGCTGTGCCGCATTTCGATTTCGCGCTACCAGGAAGATCTGAACAGGTACCTTTATCTGGTCGATCTGCAGGATCGTAATGAGCGGTTGTTCTTCCGGTTGATATCGGAGGACGTGGAGAAAATGATGCCGATCGTGTATACGCCCACCGTCGGATTGGCGTGTCAGAAGTTTGGCTTGATTTATCGCCGACCGCGCGGTCTCTTCGTGACGATCAATGACCGTGGTCATGTGTACGACGTACTGCGCAACTGGCCGGAACCGGACGTGCGTGCGATCGTCGTTACGGATGGTGAGCGTATTCTGGGTTTGGGTGATCTGGGAGCCTGTGGTATGGGCATTCCGGTCGGTAAGCTGGCCCTGTACACGGCACTCGCCGGTATTCCACCGCATCAGTGTCTGCCGATCGTGATCGACGTTGGCACGAATAACAAGGATCTGCTCGAGGATCCTTTGTACATCGGTCTGAGGCACAAGCGCGTACAGGGCAAGGAGTACGATGACTTCATCGATGAGTTTATGCAGGCTGTGGTGAAGCGTTACGGCCAGAACACGCTCATCCAGTTCGAGGACTTTGGTAATCATAATGCTTTCCGCTTCCTGGACAAGTACCGCAACACGTACTGTACGTTCAACGACGATATTCAGGGCACGGCATCGGTAGCCGTGGCTGGACTACTGGCCTCAAAGCGCATAACGGGCAAGCGCATCTCGGAGAACACGTTCCTGTTCCTCGGTGCGGGTGAAGCTGCCGTCGGTATTGCCGATTTGGTGGTGAAAGCAATGCAAGCGGAGGGTGTTGGCTTGCAGGAGGCACGCGATAAGATTTGGATGTTCGACATTGACGGTTTGCTGGCCAAGGGCCGCCCAGAGGGTCGGCTCGGTGGGCATAAAGCGTACTATGCCAAAGATCACAGTGTGATGAAGAACTTTGCCGATGTGGTGAAGGAGGTTAAGCCGTCGGTGTTGATCGGTGCATCGGCTGCGGGTGGTGCGTTTACGCCAGAAATTCTGCAGGCCATGGGCGAGTTCAACGAGCGGCCAATTATTTTCGCTCTGTCCAATCCCACCTCGAAGGCGGAATGTACGGCCCAGGCAGCGTACGATAATACGGAG GGTCGCTGTATTTTCGCCTCTGGATCACCGTTCCCCCCGGTGAAGTATGGTGGAAAGACATACATCACCGGTCAGGGTAACAATGCGTACATCTTCCCGGGTGTTGCACTGGGTGTCATCGTTACCGGCACGCATCACATCCCGGAGGATATGTTCCTCATCGCTGCACAAGTCGTCGCGGATCACGTGGCCGAAGCGGATCTGGAGAAGGGTTCGCTTTATCCTCCGCTAAGTGCCATTAAGGATTGCTCGATGGACATTGCAGTCGGAGTTACAAACTACGCATATCAGAAGG GTCTCGCCTCCACCTATCCGGAACCCGAAGATAAGAAGTCGTACATTGAGTCGCACCTGTACAACTACAACTACGAGAGCGCCATGCCCGTTACCTGGCCGTGGCCGAAGCAACAGGAAGCAGCGAAAACTCGGGAAATTAACCCGACCAAGCTTCAGGCATAA